One genomic segment of Hordeum vulgare subsp. vulgare chromosome 2H, MorexV3_pseudomolecules_assembly, whole genome shotgun sequence includes these proteins:
- the LOC123428141 gene encoding uncharacterized protein LOC123428141: MGIHLLAFAFVQVFQASAPLLWPLNLWLPRHLPQVCAVVSGEIAAHVAWLRRAHARRRDDDEEVRRESLLYAAY, from the coding sequence ATGGGGATCCACCTCCTGGCGTTCGCCTTCGTGCAGGTGTTCCAGGCCTCGGCGCCGCTGCTGTGGCCGCTCAACCTCTGGCTGCCCCGCCACCTCCCCCAGGTCTGCGCCGTTGTCTCCGGCGAGATCGCCGCCCACGTTGCCTGGCTGCGCCGTGCCCACGCGAGGCGCcgggacgacgacgaggaggtccGGCGCGAATCGTTGCTCTACGCCGCGTACTGA